AGTCTGCGCCTTCGGCATGACCCGTCGGCGCGGCGTCAAGGCGGCGGACGACGTCGGCATGAAAGCCCTCGTCAACGCGCAGACGCCGATCGTCACCATCGTCGGCAAAACATGGGACCTGCACGTGGACGAAGTGCTTCAAGTCTCGCGTGAGGAAAACCTGGCGATGATCCGCGAGTCCGTGCGGTTCTGCTCTGAATCGGGACGCGAGGTGTTTTATGATGCGGAGCATCTATTCGACGGGTACCGCGCCAATCGTGAATACGCCTTGCAGACTTTGCGGGCGGCGCTCGAAGGCGGAGCGACCCGGCTCGTACTCTGCGACACCAACGGCGGGTCGATGCCCGAATGGGTCGCGCAGGTCGTCAGCGAACTGCGCGAAGCGCTCGGCGCCGATGTGAACTTCGGCATTCATCCGCATAACGATGCCGGTCTGGCCGTCGCCAACACGCTCGCCGCGCTCAAACAGGGCGCGATGCAGGTGCAGGGCACGATCAACGGCATCGGCGAACGCTGCGGCAACGTCGATCTGACGACCGTCATCGCCAACCTCCGACTCAAGTACCGGACCGCGTGTCTGCACGACAACGGCGCCGATGCGCTGAAGCGCCTGACCGAGACGAGCCGGTTCGTGTATGAGCTGGCGAACATGAATCTGCGGGAGAATCAGCCCTACGTCGGCCCGGCGGCGTTCGCGCATAAAGGGGGCATGCACGTGCATGCCGTCAACCGGCTCGCGCGCAGCTATGAGCACGTCGAGCCCGAATCGGTGGGCAACACCCGCCGCGTGCTCGTCAGCGAACTGTCGGGCGTGTCGAACATCAGCGCCACGCTCGGGCGGAAGTTCAACATCGAAAACGATAAGGAGGTGCAGCGCCGCGTGCTCGAGCGTGTGCAGAAACTCGAGAACGCCGGCTATCAATTTGAAGCGGCGAACGCCAGCTTCGAGCTTTTGCTGTATGGCGAGATGGGCAAGCGCCGCCCGTACTGGAAGCTCGATCACTACCGCTGCGTGATTCTCAAAACCAACGGCGACGCCCCGACGACCGAAGCGATCGTCAAGCTTTCCGTCGGCGGGGAGATCGAGCATCGCGTGGCTGAAGGCGACGGCCCGGTCAACGCTCTCGACGCCGCCATGCGCAAATGCCTCAAGGACCACTACCCGCAGCTTCAAACCGTGCACCTGCGCGACTTCAAGGTCCGCGTGGTGAATGCCGCCGACGAGACGGCCGCGAAGGTGCGCGTCATCATCGACTTCGCCGTCGCCGACCCGGACAAGGCCGACCGCTACTTCTCGACGATCGGCGTGAGCGAGAACGTGGTCGAAGCCGCATGGGCCGCCATCATCGACGCCTTCGAGTACCACCTGCTCGAATGCGAAGCGACGCCGGTGTGAAACGGGCAGGTTTCTTGACGATTCGTGCTTGCTCCCGTCGCGCGCATGGCGGATAATCCGGCCTTCAATATCGAAAGGACTCCGACCATGGCGATCGACGCCTCCATTCACGCCAAAGCGGTCGAGCTTACCAAGCTGTCGATTCAGATGACGACGGCGGCGGGCAGCGGGCATCCGTCCACCGCGGCCAGTCTCTCGCATCTGATCACCTGCCTGATGTATCAACACATGCGCTACGAGCCGGCGAACCCGAAGCATCCGGGTTCCGATCGACTCGTGCTCTCCGAAGGCCACGCCGTGCCGATCGTCTACGCGGCGTGCGCCGATCTGGGCGTCGCCATCGGCAAGGGCAAATTGCATCCGATGACGCGCGACGATGCGATGACGCTGCGCGAGGTCGGCTCCGTCGTCGACGGGCATCCCAATCCGCTGGAGGGCTTCCCCTTCTTCGATTCGGCGACGGGTTCGCTGGGGCAGGGACTGTCCACGGCGGCGGGCTTGGCGCAGGCGGCGCAGCTCGACGGGATCGCCAAGCGGATCTTCTGCATCATCGGCGACGGCGAGTCGCGCGAGGGGCAGGTCGCCGAGGCGCTCGACTACATCATGGATGCCAAGCTCACCGCCGTCCTGCCGATCTTCAACTGCAACGTGTACGCGCAGTCGGACAAGGCCAGCCCGCAGCAGCAGGCCGACACGATGGTCGCCAAACTCAAGGCCTTCGGCTACGACGTGCGCGACATCAATGGGCACGACCCCAATGCGATCCTCGCCGCGCTCGCCGAACACGCCGCCCGCGCTGACGCCGGCCCCGGCCAGCCCATCGCCATCGTCGCCCGCACGACCAAAGGATGGGGCGCCGCGTCGATGCAGGGCAACGGTCATCACGGCACACCGATCAAACCCAATGAGGTCGACCACATCTTCGCCGAGCTGGACGCGACGGCCGCGCACGTCGGTGCGGCATGGACCGATGGCGATCTGGCGATCGCGCCCATCACCGCGAAGGTTCCCGACGCCCCGGCCGTCACGCCCGCGCCTTCGTTCACCGAAGCGCTGATCAAATTCGGCAAAGCGGACGCGCTGGCCAAGGGCAAGTTCTCGACGCGGCGGGCCTACGGCGTCGCCGTGCGAGCGGCCGGTCACGCCAACCCGCGCATCGTCGCGCTCGATGCCGACGTGCGCGGCTCGACCTACGCCGACGACTTCGCCAAGGACGCCGACCTGGCCGCGCGATTCTTCGACTGCCGCATCGCCGAGCAGAACATGGTGAGCGTCGCGGCGGGCTTCTCGGCGGGCGGGAAGATTCCGTTCATCTCGACGTTCGCCAAGTTCCTGACGCGCGCGTACGACCAGATCGAGATGTCGATCAACAGCGGCGCGAACCTCAAGCTCATCGGCTCGCATGCGGGCGTCTCGCTGGGCGCCGACGGGCCGAGCCAGATGGCGCTGCCGGACGTGGCGTGGTTCCGCTCGTTCACCTCGGTGAAGTTGCCCGACGGCAGGCCGGCGATGTATGTGCTTCAGCCGTCCGATGCGTTCGCGACGTATGCGCTGGTGCAGGCGATGGCGGCGCATGACGGGCCGTGCTACATGCGGACGCTGCGACCCGACACCGAGCTGCTCTACGACGACAAGACCGAGTTCACGCTCGGCGGACACGAGGTCATCGCCGAGGGCAACGATCTTTTGATCGTCGCCAGCGGGTACATGGTGCACGAAGCGAACCGCGCCCTCGACGGACTGGAGGAAGCGGGGATCTCGGCGACGCTGGTCGATCTGTACTCGCTGCCGTTCGACGAAGAGGCGCTGCTCGATCTGGCGCAGGAGAACAACGGCATGGTGCTCACCGTCGAGGACAACTACGGCGCGGGCGTCGGCGGCGCGGTGGCGTCGGCGCTGGCGGAGGACGGGGGAAGCTTCACGCTCAAGCAGATGACCGTCGAGCGCGTGCCCAAGAGCGGCAAGACGCCCGATGATCTATTGAAGCTGCTGCGTCTGTCGGCGGACGACATTGTCCGCACCGCGCGGGAGCTGATGGAGCTCGCCTCACCCTGAATGGGTCGAGGACTTGTCGGGCTCGGCGGGAGCGGGCGGGACGGAGCCGCCGATCGTGCGATGGCGGTAATAGGCCGTGATGGTGCGCCACACGAGACCGACGCCCAGCAGGATCAGCCCGGTGATCAGCGCCTTGCGATCGACGCACGCCGCCAGAGACAGACACGCCAAGAGGCCCAGCACGGCGAACACGCGCGGAAACCGGCGGTGTTTGGCCGGCAGACACAGCGCGGCGAGATTGGTGAGCCCGTAGTAGATCAGCACGGTGAAGGCGCTGAGCGACCATGTGTAGCGCACATTGCCGATGTAGATCAATCCGATCACGATCAGTCCTACAAACAGGACGGCCAGATAAGGCGTCTGCCCCTCTTCGTCGAGCAAGGCGAGGAAGCGCGGCATGTCGCGCCGCCGGCCCATCGCCAGCACGACCCGCGAGAGCCCCAAGAGCAGATTCAGCAGGACCGCGCCCATCGCCGTGATCGCCCCGATGCTCAGCGCGATCGCCAGCCGATGCTTTTCCAGTTGCTCGGCGATGGCTTGAAGCGGCGCGTTGCCGTGCTCGGTCGCGTGCAGGTAAAAGCGCGGGCCGACGTTGCCGACGCTCACGAACGCGACGGCCAGATAGAGCGCGACGGCGATGAGCAGCGAAGTGACGATTGCGATGGGGATGTTGCGCTGCGGGTGTTTGATCTCTTCGCCGAGCGTGGCGACGCGGCCGAAGCCGGTGAAGGCGACGAAGACGAGTGCGGCTGCTTCGAGGAATTCGTGGAGTGAGAAAAAGTTCCGCTGCCAGTCGCCGCTCACGTCGACGGGCGCCTGGGGCCAGAACGGATGCATGTACTCGACGGACCCGACGATCGCCGGGTGCATGCCGATGACGATGTAGCTCAGGAGCGCCGCCAGCGTCACGGCGACGAGCGCGGCGTTGACGAGATTGGAGAGCCGAATGCCGCCGGCGGCGATGATGATGAGCAGCGCGGCGGAGCCGACGGCGACCCAGACGTGCACGGCGGGCGAAGTGATGTCGGTCAGGGCGAGGGCGGCGCCGGCGATGCCCAGCGCGGCGGTGGCGGCGGAAGCGCTTTTGGCGGTCAGGAACATCCAGCCGGCGAGGAACCCGAGACCGGGCGTGAGGTAGCGGTGGCCATATTCGTAGGTTCCGCCGCTGACGGGGAAACTGGCGGCGAGCTGGGCGCTGGACAGGGCGCTGCACAGGGCGGCGGCGCCGGCGAGAACGATGGCGACGAGCAGCGACGGCCCGGCGGAACCGGCGGCGAGGCCCAGACTGATGAACACGCCCGTGCCGAGAATCGACCCAAGGCCGAGCAGAATCGCGCTGATGAGACCGACCGTTCGTTTAAGTTGCTCTGCCGGCATCGCCATTCTCATCACGTAAGTCGTCGACATCTTCAAACAACCCGGCATCCACTGGCGCATGTCCTTTTTCCTGACAAATCAGGCACCTGCAAGATTGCCTGGAGCAGTAGTGGCGCAAACCGTGCAGATGCCCGCCCGCTCGATCAAACTGATGAAAAATGCGACGAAAATTGACTTCTTCCAAGTTGGGCCGAGTATTCGCCCGCTCCACATACCGCCTCAGCACATATGCACACAAGTCCACTGCCTGAACGGCGGAGACCATCTTGCTGTCAACAAAGAACGGTGATTCAAGCACATGATTGACTTTACCCCAAGGATGGCCTTGGGCGCGAAATCGCGTGAATAGGTCTCGCATTGTCTCCGCATGTGACGGCTCATCATCCATGACCATTAAGCCTTTGTCGACACCCGTACCTGGGGCGTTGCGATTATAACGATCTAGAAACATATCAAAACGGGAAACCAACTGTGTGAACGTGTGTTCGACAGCATCGCGCGCACCCGTTTGCTTCGCCAAGTATCCTTTATCGACAACCTCGCCGAACAACTGAATGCCTGTATGAGTGCCAATCAATTCAATCGCTTCTTGCAACAGTCGCGTTCGCTCACTTCGCAGCAAGTGGACAAACGGATCCGTGGCTCGATACTTTTTTAGCTTCCGGCGGCGTTCCTCGCCCTTGAGTAATGCGATTTTTTGGGACCGCCTTTCCAATACGGCACATCGCCGTTCATTCCAATTCAGTTCACAAAAATTTTCGATTTCATCCTGTTCGCTGATGGTCGTGCAGAAGTCCTTGGCGTGAAGTTCAAACTCAACGCCAGGACACGAGTAACGTGCTTTGAGCGTATTGAATCGGCTTTCGAGTGCAAACCAAGTACCTTCGTGGACACAAATACCCGCCATCGCATACAGAGGTGAAGCGCCATGTGCGACTTCAGGCTGGCCGGAAGCGTCTACGTAAAGAATAAACATAAAAAAGGAGGCCCGGGTGGGGTTTCGCCCCAATGGTCCTGAAGACCTCCCAAGCCCCTTTGAAAATCATTGATGTTTTGAGAATCGACTATTCATTATTGGCGCTGAACCGACATCAAGCAAATTTTCCGTCAAAGCTCCACGTACTGCATCTGCGCGTGCGCGGCGGACTTGCCGGCGGGCGGATGCACTTCGCTGACCAGCGCCCCGCCGATCTGCTGACGCGCCGCGGCGACGTCGAAGCGCGCCGGCTCGATCTTCCCGGCGGCGACGAGCAGGTCCAGCGCGATCTGGCCCTCCGGCCGCACGAACTCCGCCAACGGCAGCGCCGCCTCGAAGGCCTGAAGACGATTGTTCACGTTCTCGAACGTCCCGGCCTTCTCGGCCCACGTCGCGGCGGGCAGCACCACGTTCGCCTTCTTCGTCAGATCGTTCGGCAGCGTGTCGATGAGCACGGTGAATTTGCCGCTGGCGACGTCGACGAGCTCCTTCGTGACCCATGCCGACGGGTAATTGCCCGTCAGCACCACGGCGTCGACTTCCTTGAGCTTGGCGATCAGATCCTTGTACTCGACGAACCCGTTGTCGCCGGCGATCTGAGCGAGCATGCGACGCACGCCGCGCGCGTTGGGGGCTTTCTCGGCATAGACGGTGTATCCGCCGCCGAAGGTCTTGTCTTCGCCCTGCCGCGGCACCGGGCCGACGGCCAGCAGCGCCCCCTGATGCAGCGTCCGCATCGCCGTCGCCATCGTGTACGCGTCTTCGCAACTGAGCATGGGCGAGATCACGACGGCGACTTTCTTGCCCGACAGCCCCATCGTCGCGCGGGTCAGCGCGGTCTTCCAGTCCGTCTGTTCGCCATCGACCATCGGCGAAACAAGCCGCGACTCGTCATGCACGAATTTCCACCCGTAGCGCACTTCGTCGCTGATCCACCATTTGTTGACCGCGGCGTTCTCCCGCGGCTTGATGCGCCAGATGCGGCCCTGATTGTGATCGATCCAAATGTTGTCGCCCGAGCACGTGATCGGGTCGATACTCGGCGTGGACTTGAGGAACCACACGCGCTGCTCGAACAGAAAATCCTTATCAAGTAAAGCCCCGACGGGGCAGATGTCCACCACGTTGCCGGACAGTTCATTGTCCAATGGGCGACCGGGGAACACGTCGATCTCCTCCTTGTTGCCGCGGCCCTGCACGCTCAACTCGCCCTCGCCGCTGACTTCGCGCGTAAAGCGGACGCAGCGGGTGCACATGATGCAGCGATCGGAGTAGAGCAGCACATGCTCGCCGATGTCTTTTTTGGGCTGCTTGACCTTGTTCTCTTCGAAGCGCGAGCTGGCCCGGCCGTAGCGATAGCTGTAGTCCTGCAGGTAGCACTCGCCGGCCTGATCGCAGACGGGGCAGTCCAGCGGGTGATTCAGAAGCAGGTACTCCATGACCGCCTTCTGATTCGCCTGCGTCTTGTCGGATTGCATGTGCACGACCGCACCGTCGGCGGCGGGGTGCTGACAGGTCGGCACGAGCTTGGGGATCAACGCCAGCTTGCCATTGTCGCGCGGGTTCGGCTCCGACACCTCCGCCAGACAGATGCGGCAGGAGGCCACGATGCTCAAACCGGGGTGATAGCAGTAGCTGGGGATCTCGATGCCGTTTTCCTGAGCGACCTGAAGGACGGTCTTGCGGCCTTCGAAGGTGCAGACTTTGTCACCAATGGTAATGCTGGGCATGGCGCATCTCGTGCTTGCGGAAGGAAACGACCGGGTCGGACCGGCCAAAGCTTCATCGTATCACAATCACCTGTCGATGCCAGTTGCGCCGAGTGGGTCAGACGCTACAATGCCCCTCATGAATGCCAACGCCAATCCGATCGCACTCGCCATCGCCGGGGCCGCCGGGCGCATGGGCCAACGGCTCATCGCGCTGGCCGCCGCCATGCCGCAGTTCCACCTCGCCGGGGCCTTCGAAGCCCCCGGCAACCCGGCCGTCGGGGCTGACAGCGGGCTGACCGCGGGGATCAAGCCCAACGGCGTCCCCATCACCGATGGGTTCCACAGCCCCGCCGCGGTGGTCATCGACTTCACCGCCCCGGCGGCGACGCGGGCGCTGATCGCAAGGTGCGTGGACCGCGATGTGAGCATGGTGATCGGCACGACCGGGCTGACGGGGGAGGATCACGCCCTGATCGACGAAGCCGCCAAAACCATCGCCGTCCTGCAAGCCCCCAACACCAGCTTGGGCGTCAATCTGCTGCTTTCGCTCGTCGCCCGCACGGCCCAGCAGCTCGGCGACGACTACGACATCGAGATTCTCGAAGCCCATCATCACCATAAAAAAGACGCCCCGTCCGGGACCGCGCTGGCGATCGCCGAGTCGATCTGCAAGGCGACGGGCAAGAGCATGTCGGGCGATCTGGTCATGGAGCGCGTCGGGCACGACTGCGTCCGCGAGCGCGGCAAGATCACGATGCAGTCGCTGCGCATGGGCGACGTCGTCGGGGAGCACACGGCTTTCTTCGCCGGCGTCGGCGAGCGGCTGGAGCTGACGCACAAGGCCTCGAGCCGGGACACCTTCGCCCGCGGCGCCCTCAAGGCGGCGGCCTGGCTTTCGGGTAAGCCCGCGGGTCGGTACGGCATGAAGGATGTGCTGGGCCTTGCCGATTGACCGCTGCGGCGGATGGGCGAATTTCATGGGGATTTTTCGATCAATCGGGGGTCGCGACCGCCGGGGGAGCGATATACTTGAACGATCCGATCGCCGACGGGGATCGGCTTTTGATGATCCGCTCCAATAGGGGAATCCGCCGTGAGGGCCCAACCGATGCGAACACGACGCGAGCTTGCCCGATGGGCGGCGGTCGGCGTCGTGATGGCGCTGGCGGCGGGCGCGTGGGCGGGTGAACCGGTCAGCTTCCAGCGCGATGTGATGGCTGTGCTCAGCAAGGCCGGTTGCAACATGGGGGCCTGTCACGGCGGCAAGGAAGGCAAGGGCGGATTCCAACTTTCATTGCGCGGGCAGGACCCGGGCCTGGACTTCGTCGCACTGACCAAAAGCACCAAGCGCGTCGTGCCCGCCGATCCCGATGCGAGTCTCATCCTTCGCAAACCGACGCTCAAAGTGACGCACGAAGGCGGCAAACGATTTGACGCGGACTCGATGGCGTTCCGCATTCTGCGCGCATGGATCGCGGATGGCGCGCATGACGACGCGGCGGGGCTGGCGAAGCTGACGGACCTGAAGGTGACACCGGCGGA
The nucleotide sequence above comes from Planctomycetota bacterium. Encoded proteins:
- a CDS encoding citramalate synthase, with the translated sequence MSTDQPHLPTRVEIYDTTLRDGTQGEGVSFSLIDKVKIAHHLDALGVDYIEGGFPLSNPKDIAFFEEMARTRLKHAKVCAFGMTRRRGVKAADDVGMKALVNAQTPIVTIVGKTWDLHVDEVLQVSREENLAMIRESVRFCSESGREVFYDAEHLFDGYRANREYALQTLRAALEGGATRLVLCDTNGGSMPEWVAQVVSELREALGADVNFGIHPHNDAGLAVANTLAALKQGAMQVQGTINGIGERCGNVDLTTVIANLRLKYRTACLHDNGADALKRLTETSRFVYELANMNLRENQPYVGPAAFAHKGGMHVHAVNRLARSYEHVEPESVGNTRRVLVSELSGVSNISATLGRKFNIENDKEVQRRVLERVQKLENAGYQFEAANASFELLLYGEMGKRRPYWKLDHYRCVILKTNGDAPTTEAIVKLSVGGEIEHRVAEGDGPVNALDAAMRKCLKDHYPQLQTVHLRDFKVRVVNAADETAAKVRVIIDFAVADPDKADRYFSTIGVSENVVEAAWAAIIDAFEYHLLECEATPV
- a CDS encoding transketolase; its protein translation is MAIDASIHAKAVELTKLSIQMTTAAGSGHPSTAASLSHLITCLMYQHMRYEPANPKHPGSDRLVLSEGHAVPIVYAACADLGVAIGKGKLHPMTRDDAMTLREVGSVVDGHPNPLEGFPFFDSATGSLGQGLSTAAGLAQAAQLDGIAKRIFCIIGDGESREGQVAEALDYIMDAKLTAVLPIFNCNVYAQSDKASPQQQADTMVAKLKAFGYDVRDINGHDPNAILAALAEHAARADAGPGQPIAIVARTTKGWGAASMQGNGHHGTPIKPNEVDHIFAELDATAAHVGAAWTDGDLAIAPITAKVPDAPAVTPAPSFTEALIKFGKADALAKGKFSTRRAYGVAVRAAGHANPRIVALDADVRGSTYADDFAKDADLAARFFDCRIAEQNMVSVAAGFSAGGKIPFISTFAKFLTRAYDQIEMSINSGANLKLIGSHAGVSLGADGPSQMALPDVAWFRSFTSVKLPDGRPAMYVLQPSDAFATYALVQAMAAHDGPCYMRTLRPDTELLYDDKTEFTLGGHEVIAEGNDLLIVASGYMVHEANRALDGLEEAGISATLVDLYSLPFDEEALLDLAQENNGMVLTVEDNYGAGVGGAVASALAEDGGSFTLKQMTVERVPKSGKTPDDLLKLLRLSADDIVRTARELMELASP
- a CDS encoding amino acid permease; its protein translation is MRMAMPAEQLKRTVGLISAILLGLGSILGTGVFISLGLAAGSAGPSLLVAIVLAGAAALCSALSSAQLAASFPVSGGTYEYGHRYLTPGLGFLAGWMFLTAKSASAATAALGIAGAALALTDITSPAVHVWVAVGSAALLIIIAAGGIRLSNLVNAALVAVTLAALLSYIVIGMHPAIVGSVEYMHPFWPQAPVDVSGDWQRNFFSLHEFLEAAALVFVAFTGFGRVATLGEEIKHPQRNIPIAIVTSLLIAVALYLAVAFVSVGNVGPRFYLHATEHGNAPLQAIAEQLEKHRLAIALSIGAITAMGAVLLNLLLGLSRVVLAMGRRRDMPRFLALLDEEGQTPYLAVLFVGLIVIGLIYIGNVRYTWSLSAFTVLIYYGLTNLAALCLPAKHRRFPRVFAVLGLLACLSLAACVDRKALITGLILLGVGLVWRTITAYYRHRTIGGSVPPAPAEPDKSSTHSG
- a CDS encoding DUF3800 domain-containing protein — translated: MFILYVDASGQPEVAHGASPLYAMAGICVHEGTWFALESRFNTLKARYSCPGVEFELHAKDFCTTISEQDEIENFCELNWNERRCAVLERRSQKIALLKGEERRRKLKKYRATDPFVHLLRSERTRLLQEAIELIGTHTGIQLFGEVVDKGYLAKQTGARDAVEHTFTQLVSRFDMFLDRYNRNAPGTGVDKGLMVMDDEPSHAETMRDLFTRFRAQGHPWGKVNHVLESPFFVDSKMVSAVQAVDLCAYVLRRYVERANTRPNLEEVNFRRIFHQFDRAGGHLHGLRHYCSRQSCRCLICQEKGHAPVDAGLFEDVDDLRDENGDAGRAT
- a CDS encoding molybdopterin-dependent oxidoreductase, which encodes MPSITIGDKVCTFEGRKTVLQVAQENGIEIPSYCYHPGLSIVASCRICLAEVSEPNPRDNGKLALIPKLVPTCQHPAADGAVVHMQSDKTQANQKAVMEYLLLNHPLDCPVCDQAGECYLQDYSYRYGRASSRFEENKVKQPKKDIGEHVLLYSDRCIMCTRCVRFTREVSGEGELSVQGRGNKEEIDVFPGRPLDNELSGNVVDICPVGALLDKDFLFEQRVWFLKSTPSIDPITCSGDNIWIDHNQGRIWRIKPRENAAVNKWWISDEVRYGWKFVHDESRLVSPMVDGEQTDWKTALTRATMGLSGKKVAVVISPMLSCEDAYTMATAMRTLHQGALLAVGPVPRQGEDKTFGGGYTVYAEKAPNARGVRRMLAQIAGDNGFVEYKDLIAKLKEVDAVVLTGNYPSAWVTKELVDVASGKFTVLIDTLPNDLTKKANVVLPAATWAEKAGTFENVNNRLQAFEAALPLAEFVRPEGQIALDLLVAAGKIEPARFDVAAARQQIGGALVSEVHPPAGKSAAHAQMQYVEL
- a CDS encoding 4-hydroxy-tetrahydrodipicolinate reductase; its protein translation is MNANANPIALAIAGAAGRMGQRLIALAAAMPQFHLAGAFEAPGNPAVGADSGLTAGIKPNGVPITDGFHSPAAVVIDFTAPAATRALIARCVDRDVSMVIGTTGLTGEDHALIDEAAKTIAVLQAPNTSLGVNLLLSLVARTAQQLGDDYDIEILEAHHHHKKDAPSGTALAIAESICKATGKSMSGDLVMERVGHDCVRERGKITMQSLRMGDVVGEHTAFFAGVGERLELTHKASSRDTFARGALKAAAWLSGKPAGRYGMKDVLGLAD